The following proteins are encoded in a genomic region of Channa argus isolate prfri chromosome 3, Channa argus male v1.0, whole genome shotgun sequence:
- the LOC137123440 gene encoding C-X-C motif chemokine 5-like, which translates to MSVFLTVALLVFLTIPEVISSGDQGMKLRCLCITKEKKPIGRLIGKVEVIPANSHCEKIEIIATLKKDGQKLCLDPDAPWIRKVLEKKLTQQKNKPF; encoded by the exons ATGTCTGTCTTCCTAACTGTTGCACTCCTGGTTTTCCTGACAATCCCTGAGG TTATTAGTTCAGGGGATCAAGGAATGAAGCTGCGATGTCTATGCATCACTAAGGAGAAAAAGCCCATTGGACGTTTAATAGGAAAAGTAGAGGTGATCCCTGCCAACTCCCACTGTGAAAAAATTGAGATCAT TGCCACACTTAAAAAAGACGGGCAAAAGCTTTGCCTTGACCCTGATGCTCCATGGATTCGGAAAGTGCTTGAGAAGAAATTAACTCA GCAGAAGAACAAACCTTTTTAG
- the LOC137123441 gene encoding interleukin-8-like: MRNSRVIVSAIVVLLASLAISEGMSLSSLGVELHCRCIMTESKHIGSRIAKAELIPPNPHCDKTEIIATLKTGEQVCLDPEALWVKKVIQRIMSSKKQ, encoded by the exons ATGAGGAACAGCAGAGTTATTGTCAGTGCTATTGTGGTCCTCCTGGCTTCCCTTGCCATCAGTGAAG GTATGAGTCTGAGCAGCCTGGGAGTGGAGCTGCACTGCCGCTGCATCATGACCGAAAGCAAACACATTGGCAGTCGCATTGCCAAGGCGGAGCTCATTCCACCCAACCCTCACTGCGATAAAACAGAAATCAT TGCCACACTGAAAACCGGCGAACAGGTCTGTCTAGACCCAGAAGCTCTCTGGGTGAAGAAGGTGATCCAGCGTATCATGTCCAG caaAAAACAGTGA
- the fbxo10 gene encoding F-box only protein 10, translated as MEVGSLPVELWRVILAYLPLPDLGRCCQVCRAWRELILSLDNTRWRQLCLGCPECRHPNWPSQPHLEPLSWREALKQHFLATRTWTQNGPELQSSACLLFFRRRKDRRVWHVGPGCEFETLRGALAAVGPYDRVLLHPGVYEEQAEVALKVPVELVGLGRLGEVALLVCIEQQCPTARLCNLVFMPPWFSTVVYKTSWGHVQLDNCNFEGAQVQIRGPGTCQARFCSFSQGSSAQLLGVVLSLLDNCDFSGSDTASVTVEGPPVSERNWACKHLAALARTFPSCGVLGDNNSSPTGSTVGYQPPRNDIKKDHVSIEEWRQRTGVDAVCQGTVIEDAWSDGERSEGEEENRNGGGTNNTKNVFTLDYKIPCDNHGLSHLLKPRPDGSLSQASLPDPPSVTPKTLTLQQELARDPEAQMLAASTHGCILRRCLFSEGKGGVHLSNYGQARLEGNVFRGLNYAVRCIQNSTIVMLRNEVCECRASGVFLRLSAQGLIAENNIHSNGEAGLDIRKGADPIIVCNKIHSGLRSGVVVLGNGKGSIRSNQIYNNKEAGVYILFSGNPVVSGNHIFQGQAAGIAINENGRGIITENVIKENQWGGVDIRRGGDPILRNNYICYGYSDGMVVGERGRGLIEGNRVYCNKGCGVWVMSSSLPQLLGNYITHNCMYGLAVFCRKEPENIEAREGNWQGQEGVGGDGSGERRGVEGEGREGQENLNEEGELFAWESDLDSEDERHSARRSISVALVESNCISHNGAVGLYVKSSEPLNVFANLVNNNHGTGVAMLQSTQLTRLVTNCILENGRGGVTVDRDCRVELRGNGIYENSGHGVSFSGNGQIVENDVVGNRGYGIQVSGSADIKVLRNRVQPAQGCGIAVLGAVKGVVHDNLLFQGHPGNKKTLLHIDPCNESCVLRNNSILRHDNSCTSAHPWVLENPPARPLATSPSGFSSSQYPSRLGISMTTRISATVESGCHSGSMFCSIL; from the exons ATGGAGGTGGGCAGCCTCCCTGTGGAGCTGTGGAGGGTAATCTTGGCCTATCTTCCTCTCCCTGACTTGGGCCGCTGCTGCCAGGTGTGCCGTGCCTGGAGGGAGctcatcctctctctggatAACACCCGCTGGAGACAGCTCTGCCTGGGCTGTCCGGAGTGCCGTCATCCCAACTGGCCCAGTCAGCCCCACCTGGAGCCCTTATCCTGGAGGGAGGCCCTGAAGCAACATTTCCTGGCTACCCGCACCTGGACTCAGAATGGACCTGAGCTCCAGTCATCAGCCTGCCTCCTCTTTTTCCGAAGGCGAAAAGATCGCAGGGTTTGGCATGTGGGGCCTGGGTGTGAGTTTGAGACCCTACGCGGGGCACTTGCGGCGGTGGGGCCGTATGACCGTGTGTTACTACATCCAGGGGTATATGAGGAGCAAGCTGAGGTGGCTCTGAAGGTGCCTGTGGAACTGGTTGGGCTGGGCCGACTGGGCGAGGTGGCGCTCCTGGTGTGTATTGAGCAGCAGTGCCCTACTGCCAGGCTGTGTAATCTGGTGTTCATGCCACCGTGGTTCTCTACTGTGGTCTACAAG acaTCATGGGGTCATGTCCAACTTGATAACTGCAACTTTGAGGGAGCACAGGTGCAAATACGTGGTCCAGGAACGTGTCAGGCTCGGTTCTGCTCCTTCTCGCAAGGCAGCTCCGCCCAATTGCTGGGCGTTGTCCTCAGTTTATTGGACAACTGCGACTTCTCGGGAAGTGACACGGCTTCAGTGACTGTTGAAGGTCCTCCTGTGTCAGAAAGGAACTGGGCTTGTAAACACTTGGCCGCACTGGCCAGGACGTTCCCATCATGTGGCGTGTTGGGGGATAACAATAGCTCTCCCACTGGCTCCACTGTTGGGTATCAACCCCCAAGGAATGATATTAAAAAGGATCATGTGAGCATAGAGGAGTGGAGGCAGAGGACTGGGGTAGACGCAGTGTGTCAGGGAACAGTGATTGAAGATGCCTGGAGCGATGGTGAACGCAGtgagggagaagaagaaaaccgAAATGGAGGAGGAACCAACAACACCAAAAACGTATTTACTCTGGATTACAAAATACCTTGTGACAACCATGGCCTTTCCCATTTGCTCAAGCCCCGGCCAGATGGCTCTCTGTCGCAGGCATCCTTACCAGATCCCCCATCTGTGACTCCTAAAACTCTCACCCTTCAGCAGGAACTAGCTAGGGACCCAGAGGCTCAGATGTTGGCAGCATCTACCCATGGGTGCATCCTCAGACGATGCCTGTTCAGTGAAGGGAAGGGTGGTGTGCATTTATCTAATTATGGACAAGCTCGGTTGGAGGGTAATGTTTTTCGCGGGCTAAACTACGCTGTCCGGTGCATCCAGAACtccaca ATTGTGATGCTGAGAAACGAGGTGTGTGAGTGCCGTGCGTCAGGTGTGTTCCTGCGTCTCTCTGCTCAGGGCCTCATTGCAGAAAACAACATCCACTCCAATGGAGAGGCAGGGCTGGACATCAGAAAAGGAGCTGACCCAATTATTGTG TGCAACAAAATACACAGTGGTTTGCGTTCTGGGGTTGTTGTCCTTGGCAATGGGAAAGGTTCAATTAGAAGCAACCAGATATATAACAACAAGGAGGCGGGCGTTTATATTCTTTTCAGCGGGAATCCTGTGGTCAG TGGGAACCACATCTTCCAAGGCCAGGCAGCCGGGATCGCTATAAACGAGAATGGCAGAGGAATAATAACAG AGAATGTGATCAAAGAGAACCAGTGGGGGGGGGTGGACATCCGCAGAGGAGGCGACCCTATCTTGAGGAACAACTACATTTGTTATGGCTACTCAGATGGCATGGTGGTAGGAGAGAGAGGCCGCGGACTCATTGAGGGAAATCGCGTCTACT gtaACAAGGGCTGTGGTGTGTGGGTCATGTCATCCAGCCTTCCACAGCTCCTGGGAAACTACATTACCCATAACTGTATGTATGGGCTGGCAGTGTTTTGCAGGAAGGAGCCGGAGAACATCGAGGCCAGGGAAGGGAACTGGCAGGGGCAGGAAGGCGTTGGTGGAGATGGCAGTGGAGAAAGAAGGGGAGTAGAGGGAGAAGGGAGAGAGGGACAGGAAAACTTGAATGAAGAGGGGGAATTGTTTGCATGGGAAAGCGATCTGGACAGCGAAGATGAGCGCCACTCTGCCCGTCGTTCTATCAGTGTGGCTCTGGTGGAGAGCAACTGCATAAGTCACAATGGAG CGGTTGGTCTTTACGTGAAGAGCAGTGAGCCCCTGAATGTGTTTGCTAATCTTGTAAACAATAACCATGGCACTGGTGTTGCTATGCTGCAGAGCACTCAGCTGACCAGACTGGTAACTAACTGCATTCTTGAAAATGGTCGAGGAGGTGTTACGGTGGACAGAGACTGCCGAGTGGAGCTTCGTGGTAATGGTATCTACGAAAACAGTGGTCATGGAGTCAGTTTTAGTGGCAACGGGCAGATTGTGGAGAACGATGTGGTTGGGAACCGTGGATACGGAATCCAGGTCTCAGGCAGTGCTGATATCAAG gtACTGCGCAACCGTGTACAACCAGCACAGGGCTGTGGCATTGCTGTGCTGGGGGCAGTTAAAGGCGTTGTCCATGACAATCTTTTGTTCCAGGGCCAccctggaaataaaaaaacactgctaCATATAGATCCTTGCAATGAGAGCTGTGTGTTGCGCAACAACAGTATTCTAAGGCATGATAACAG cTGTACTTCTGCTCATCCCTGGGTTTTGGAAAACCCTCCTGCTCGTCCACTTGCCACCTCCCCGTCTGGCTTCTCCTCATCCCAGTATCCTTCCCGACTCGGCATTTCTATGACCACCAGGATAAGCGCTACTGTGGAGAGTGGTTGCCATAGTGGCAGCATGTTCTGCTCCATCCTGTGA